A single genomic interval of Labrus bergylta chromosome 18, fLabBer1.1, whole genome shotgun sequence harbors:
- the bdkrb2 gene encoding B2 bradykinin receptor, producing the protein MWNNSEGMNFPPTSVPADYSTPASYGDQNITNGTGCLDSDAWEWLYSWQPVYIAFITVLGIVFNVFVLIVFCLHKKACTVAEIYLSNLAAADLVLMCCLPFWAVNISNGFDWPFGLFLCKVINLGIKMNAYCSIYFLVLVGMDRYVALVHTMSHGRMRRPKYAKLGCLLVWGFGLLLCVPTLIFRKVKHFPEYDVHACFLDYPKHVPYLQIFFDVILVIFSFIVPISIISFCTVKIIQALKMQAMERFNAEKTEQKATTLVLAVLLAFLICWVPFHVVATVDMMVRAVGLVGCHLEDVLDICNQMFTYLAFFNSVLNPILYVIVGKNFRKKALELFKQWNIKRVTTFESTRSNQSSTLKTLV; encoded by the exons ATGTGGAATAACTCCGAAGGAATGAATTTCCCACCTACAAG CGTCCCTGCTGACTACAGCACCCCAGCCTCATATGGAGACCAAAACATCACCAATGGCACTGGATGTTTAGATTCAGATGCCTGGGAGTGGCTCTACAGCTGGCAGCCGGTGTACATTGCATTCATCACCGTGCTGGGGATTGTTTTTAACGTGTTTGTCCTGATAGTTTTCTGCTTACACAAGAAGGCCTGCACTGTTGCTGAGATCTACCTGAGCAACCTGGCTGCTGCCGACCTCGTTCTGATGTGTTGTTTGCCTTTCTGGGCTGTGAATATCTCCAATGGGTTCGACTGGCCCTTTGGTCTGTTTTTGTGCAAAGTCATCAACCTTGGCATTAAAATGAACGCCTACTGCAGCATCTACTTCCTTGTTCTTGTAGGCATGGATCGCTATGTGGCACTGGTGCATACAATGTCCCATGGCAGAATGCGTAGGCCAAAGTATGCCAAACTGGGTTGTCTGCTGGTGTGGGGGTTTGGGTTACTGCTCTGTGTCCCTACTCTCATCTTCAGGAAAGTGAAACATTTCCCTGAGTATGACGTACATGCATGCTTTCTGGACTACCCAAAACATGTTCCCTACCTACAGATTTTCTTTGATGTGATCTTGGTCATTTTCAGCTTCATTGTCCCGATTTCGATAATCTCATTCTGCACTGTTAAAATTATTCAAGCTTTGAAGATGCAGGCAATGGAGAGGTTCAATGCTGAGAAAACAGAGCAAAAAGCCACCACACTGGTGTTGGCAGTCCTTTTGGCGTTCCTGATCTGTTGGGTGCCCTTCCATGTGGTTGCCACTGTGGATATGATGGTCCGTGCCGTTGGCTTGGTAGGGTGCCACCTCGAGGATGTCCTTGATATTTGCAACCAGATGTTCACCTACTTAGCCTTTTTCAACAGTGTCCTCAACCCCATCCTCTACGTCATTGTTGGGAAAAACTTCAGGAAAAAAGCCCTAGAACTCTTCAAACAATGGAACATTAAAAGAGTGACGACCTTCGAGTCCACACGGTCAAACCAGTCCTCTACACTGAAGACTTTGGTATGA